Genomic window (Deltaproteobacteria bacterium):
ACGGCGTGGATTTCGAGGTCCGCCAGGGGGAGCTGTTCGGTTTTTTGGGACCCAACGGGGCTGGTAAGACCACGACCATCAACATGCTGACCGGCCTGGCCAGGCCCGACGCGGGCTCGATCCATCTCGCCGGGATCGATTGCGTGGCCCATCCCCGCTCGGCCCAGCATCTCATCGGCGTGGTCCCGGACGAAAGCAATCTGTATCCGGAGCTGAGCGGTTTCGACAATCTGTGCTTCTGCGCCGCCTTGTACGGCATGGGCAAGGCCGAGCGTCAGGCTCGGGCGCGGGAACTTCTGGCGATGTTTGATCTGACGGACGCGGCCGGACGCCTGTTCGCCGGGTATTCCAAGGGCATGAAGCGCAAGCTGACCATTGCCGCCGGCATCATCCATCGTCCGGAAATTTTGTTTCTGGACGAGCCGACCACGGGCATTGACGTGGCCAGCGCCCGACATCTGCGCCAGCTCGTGGCCGATCTGCACCGCGCCGGGACGACCATTTTTCTGACCACGCACTACATCGAGGAGGCGGAGCGGTTGTGCGGCCGCATCGCCTTCATTCTTTCGGGGCGCATTGTGCTGATCGATTCGGTGGAAAATCTTCTCCAGCCCGTTCGCTCCAAGCACGTGGTTTTGTTGAGCTGCCCCCAGGGGGCGGGCGGCGTGCGGGACGAACTGGCGGCGGCATTTCCCGATTTGGACATGACGACGCAGGGCAAGGGGGGGATCCGGGTCGAGGCCGACGCGCCCATTCGCGCCGGACAGTTGGTCCGTTTTCTGGAAGAACGGGATGTCGAGGTCTCCGAGGCCCGGAAGATCCGGCCCAGCCTGGAGGATGTCTTTGTCCGGATCACGGGCGTCGAGGCCGGAATCATGCGCAAGGACAAGGAAAAAAAAGGAGGTGGCCGATGAAGCACTGGATCGCGTTCTGGAATATCCTGGTCAAGGACATGCGCGGCTATTATCTCAAGCCGCCCAATGTCAGCTGGGGCATCATTTTTCCCCTGGCCTGGACCGGCATGTTCTTCATCCGCACGGGCAGCGCCACGGACAACCTCCTGAACGTGTTGCCGGGGGTGGTCGGGGTGTCCATTCTGTTCGGGACCACGTCCATGCTCGCGGTGACGGTGACTTTCGAGAAGAAAAACAGATCCTTCGAGCGTCTGCTGCTGGCGCCTGTTCCCTTCGAGCTGCTCATGCTGGCCAAGACCAGTGGCGCCATTTTGTTCGGCATGGCCAACGCCATCGTGCCCATGGTCATGGCCGCCTGGATAATCGATCTGGGCACAGTAGCCTGGGGGGCCTTCGTGTCGACCGTGGCCCTGCTGGCCGTGGCCTCGACCTTTCTTGGCCTGTTCATTGCCGTGGCCGTGAGCGAAGTTTTCGAGGCTCAGACCTTTTCCAATTTTTTCCGCTTTCCCATGATTTTTTTGTGCGGCCTGTTTTTTCCCATCGAACGGCTGCCATTTTTCCTCAAACCCCTGGCTTATGCCCTGCCCATGACCTATGGCGCGGACGCTCTCCATGGGAGCATCCGGGGTGTCCAGGCCCTGTCCATGGGACTGGATCTGGCCATGTTGGCCCTATTTTGCGTCGGGCTTTTTGTGGTCAGTTTGCGTAATATCCGCAAAAGCTGGATCGCCTGAGCGACGAGCCCCGGACCTAAAAAAAGCGCCCTTGGGCGCTTTTTTTAGGTCCGGGCGCAGGAAGATTTAGTTCAGGAATTCCTTCATGCAGGCGCCCAGGCGAGTGATGCCTTCGTCGATGGTCGCCTCCGAGGCGTTGGAGAAGTTCAGGCGCAGGGTGTCCTGGCCCGTGCCGTCGGTGTAGAAGGGCATGCCCGGCACGAAGGCCACTTTTTGGGCGATGGCCAGATTGAACAGGTCCATGCAGCTTCCCGTGCCGGCGGGCAGACGCACCCAGGAGAACATGCCGCCCTCGGGCCGGGTGAAGGTGACGCCCGCCGGGGCCTCCCGTTCCAGGGCCCGGACCATGGCCTGGGACTGGGCGCCATAGCGCTCGGTGATTTTGGCGATGTGGTCGTCGATGTCGTGTCGGCTCAGGAATTCATGGATGACGAACTGGTTGAAGGTCGAGGAGTGCAGGTCCGCCGCCTGTTTGGCCTTGACCGCCAGGCGGATGATTTCCTCGGGCGCGACCATCCAGCCCAGGCGGAAGCCCGGCACCGTGATCTTGGAAAAACTGCCGAGCATGATGCTCCGGCCGCCGGTGTGGGCGAAAAGCGGCTGGTGATGCTCGCCGGAAAAGCGCAGCTCGCCGTAGGGATCGTCCTCGATGAAGATGGTTTCCGGGTATTTGACGAGCAGCTTGCCCAGGGCCTCGCGTTTGGCCTGGGAATAGGTCAGGCCCGAGGGGTTCTGGAAATTGGGCACGGCGTAGAAGAGCTTTGGCCGGCCCGTGGCTAGGCAGGCTTCGACCTGATCCAGGTTGGGGCCGTCGTTTTCCAGGTCCACGGTCACGAATTTTGGCTCGAACATGGTGAAGGCCTGGATGGTGCCGAGGTAGCTCGGCCGCTCCAGGACAACCTCGTCGCCCTGTTCGATGAAGAGCTTGCCGAGTAGATCCAGGCACTGCTGGGAGCCGGTGGTGATCAGCACCTGGTCCGGATGCACGGTCACGCCCCGGCGGGCGTAACGGGCCGCGATCCAGGCCCGCAGTTCGGGGTGGCCTTCCGTGGTGGAGTACTGCAATGCCCGTGCGCCGGCCGTGGCCAGGGTTTCCCGGGCCGCGTCCTGGAGTTGGGCGATGGGAAAAAGTCCCGGATTGGGCAGGCCGCCGGCAAAGGAAATGATGCTCGGGTCCTGGGTGACTTTCAGGATTTCGCGGATGAACGATTTCGGCGTGTTCTGGATGCGGCGGGTGAAGCGGAAACTCATGGCCCCTCCTTGGGGATCAAAGCGTTACGGAAGCAGATACCGGCCCAGGGCCACGCAGCTCATGCCCGTGACCACGGCCCCGACAAAGCTCTTGGTTTTCCAGCAGACCAGGAAGGTCGGCAGGGCCGCCCACAAGAATATATTGTCGGTGGAAAAATCAAGCCCTTCCTTGGTGGCGACCAGGGACGGCACGAGCATGGCCGAGAGCACGGCCACCGGAATGAAACCCAGCCAGCGGATGACGGCCTCGGGCAGCGAACGCCGCGCCAGGGCCAGGACGGGCAGGGCGCGCGGAACATAGGTCACGGCCATCATGCCGACAATGGTCAGGAAGATTGTTTGCTGGTCCATGCGTGAACTCCAAGGCCAAGGGTTGCGGCCAGGATGGTCGCGGCCAGAACGTGGGATTGGCTCAGGCCGGCCAGCATCAGGGCCGTGGACAGCGCGCCGGCGGCCAGGCCCACGACGACATGCAGGCGGGATTTGAGCTGCCCCAGGAGCAGGGCGATGAACATGGCCGGCAGGGCGTAATCCAGGCCGATGGGGCGGATGTCCGTGATCAGGG
Coding sequences:
- a CDS encoding PLP-dependent aminotransferase family protein, with amino-acid sequence MSFRFTRRIQNTPKSFIREILKVTQDPSIISFAGGLPNPGLFPIAQLQDAARETLATAGARALQYSTTEGHPELRAWIAARYARRGVTVHPDQVLITTGSQQCLDLLGKLFIEQGDEVVLERPSYLGTIQAFTMFEPKFVTVDLENDGPNLDQVEACLATGRPKLFYAVPNFQNPSGLTYSQAKREALGKLLVKYPETIFIEDDPYGELRFSGEHHQPLFAHTGGRSIMLGSFSKITVPGFRLGWMVAPEEIIRLAVKAKQAADLHSSTFNQFVIHEFLSRHDIDDHIAKITERYGAQSQAMVRALEREAPAGVTFTRPEGGMFSWVRLPAGTGSCMDLFNLAIAQKVAFVPGMPFYTDGTGQDTLRLNFSNASEATIDEGITRLGACMKEFLN
- a CDS encoding ABC transporter permease; the protein is MKHWIAFWNILVKDMRGYYLKPPNVSWGIIFPLAWTGMFFIRTGSATDNLLNVLPGVVGVSILFGTTSMLAVTVTFEKKNRSFERLLLAPVPFELLMLAKTSGAILFGMANAIVPMVMAAWIIDLGTVAWGAFVSTVALLAVASTFLGLFIAVAVSEVFEAQTFSNFFRFPMIFLCGLFFPIERLPFFLKPLAYALPMTYGADALHGSIRGVQALSMGLDLAMLALFCVGLFVVSLRNIRKSWIA
- a CDS encoding ABC transporter ATP-binding protein, coding for MDVHQDRLAIEVRGLAKSFDGVRAVDGVDFEVRQGELFGFLGPNGAGKTTTINMLTGLARPDAGSIHLAGIDCVAHPRSAQHLIGVVPDESNLYPELSGFDNLCFCAALYGMGKAERQARARELLAMFDLTDAAGRLFAGYSKGMKRKLTIAAGIIHRPEILFLDEPTTGIDVASARHLRQLVADLHRAGTTIFLTTHYIEEAERLCGRIAFILSGRIVLIDSVENLLQPVRSKHVVLLSCPQGAGGVRDELAAAFPDLDMTTQGKGGIRVEADAPIRAGQLVRFLEERDVEVSEARKIRPSLEDVFVRITGVEAGIMRKDKEKKGGGR
- a CDS encoding AzlD domain-containing protein produces the protein MDQQTIFLTIVGMMAVTYVPRALPVLALARRSLPEAVIRWLGFIPVAVLSAMLVPSLVATKEGLDFSTDNIFLWAALPTFLVCWKTKSFVGAVVTGMSCVALGRYLLP
- a CDS encoding branched-chain amino acid ABC transporter permease translates to LITDIRPIGLDYALPAMFIALLLGQLKSRLHVVVGLAAGALSTALMLAGLSQSHVLAATILAATLGLGVHAWTSKQSS